Part of the bacterium genome is shown below.
TTCTGCAACATTTCGATATCGGTGGGCTTCATGGGCGCCAGGCTGAAGCGATTGACATTGGCGAGCTCGAGCTCGTCCATGACATCCACCATCAGGTGATACTTGCTCTTGGGATCGACTTTGATCAGCGTAATCAGCTTGGGGTTGGTGCGGTTGCGCTCATCCAGGAATTTGCGCAGATCTTTGAACTCGATCTTCTCCGGCGTTTCGATGCCCAGATTCCAAAACACGCTGCCGTCCTGCAGCACGCGCAGGGTGAGCAGGTTGGATTCTGCCACCTCCA
Proteins encoded:
- a CDS encoding biopolymer transporter ExbD — its product is MAENIGKRAEKKGSEDESRPRKIQRVGIHIDMTPMVDIAFLLLTFFMLTSVFSRPQTMEINLPPSNTDVEVAESNLLTLRVLQDGSVFWNLGIETPEKIEFKDLRKFLDERNRTNPKLITLIKVDPKSKYHLMVDVMDELELANVNRFSLAPMKPTDIEMLQKLQANAG